The segment AAATAATCCATGTTTCATAGGATATAGGAAGGCCGAAGGTGTTCAATCTGAGCGTGTGACAATCTTATGATTAATTGACTCTACACATTCGCCTGAATGTATATTTAAGGTGCCAATAGTTAGTCCCCCTTTTTGCCAATTAAAGGATGAAGAGGGgtatatttaaaaacaaaagcgATAGGTGTTTGCACATGAGATGGTGAACGTATGTGCAATGGATCCATTCTCAAGAAGTCCATCTTGTATCAACAGCTGTGGTTGAATCACAAGATAAGAGAAAAGCTTTGTATCAAGGAAAGTATAATTTTTACTCCCTTTTGTACGGATCAAGGGTTAAGATACCAGAACCGGTCTTGGAATTGGAGTCATTGGATAGGGTTGATACTCGATTTGATCCTGATTTCGATCCGAATCGGATAAACCTTTGGTTATTGTGAGTAAAtctaaatgagagagagagagagagagagagagagagagagagagatgaaagatgGAGTGCCATTTCATCGTCCCATccattatatttatatataaattggGATAGAATTATAACATGAAGaggaaaaggaatttttttttttttttttgggtaaaggagAAGGAAACTTGGGCGGAATAAGAAATCTTAACATAGAAAACCCCATGGTATGGAGGTGCATAGACCTCCAAACTTTAAACATTCTTTAATACTCCGCTTCAAGTTGGAGTATATATGTCTTATATGCTTGGAAcaaccatgaagaaatgcaggtCGAAACAAAGCCTTAAGTTGAATTTTGAAGTTGACAAATGGAATTGAAATAAGCTTTTGCGTAATTGCATTTCTCACAAATTGATAATCAACCTCAATATGTTTAGTTCATTAATGAAATACTGGATTGGTTGCAATATAGAATGTATCTTGATTATCACAATACATTGTCATTGGTTGAGAAACTAAGAACCCAAACCTGTGTAGTAGAGACTTAACCACAAATCAAGTCGTAGTATGGGCCATAGCTATGTACTCAGCTTCAACATTAACTCTAGCCACAATAATCTGCTTCCTACTTTGCCAAGAGACAATATTACCACCAAGAAAAGTACAATATCCAGTGGTTGACCTATGATCATTGGCAGCACCAGCCTAATCAGCATCAGAGTACCCTACAATTTCGGTATGGCCATGATGACAGTAGATAAGACTTTTGCTAGGAGCACTTTTAAGATACCTTAGAATATGACAATCAACATCCCAATGAGCATGCTTAGGACTTCCCATAAATTGACCGATGACTCCAACGGCAGAGGAAATATCTGACCGAGTGACAATCAAATAGATTAGCTTTCCTACAAGTCCTCTGTACTGATGTTTATCAGCAAAATCTTCACCATCATACACACCAAGTTTCAAGTTCGAATCCATAGGGTCGTTAACAGGTTTACAATGTAGCATACCTATTTCAGAGGGAAGATCCTAGAACATACTTTCGATCAGATAGACTGACacctttcttccaaaaaatacCTGAGGACTCATAGGTCCTTTATCTAAAAATGTTGATGAAGATAGACCTTAACCTCTTCAATGCTAGAAGGATCATTACCTGAAattataatatcatcaacatatacaacAAGGACCACAACCTTTTTTCGTAAAGAAAAAAGGGTGCTTCATAGTCGTGATCATAGTCCCCCGGACAAGCCCCCATATGGTAAGCAGCGCTTCCACAGGACAAATGGGAGATAGTGGGCTTGCCAAGATTTGAACCCACAACCAACTGACTGgagcggtgatgggttgagggcattttcaccacaaGGATCACAACCTTGTTTCCCCGATGATGAACAAACACAAAGTGATCAGAGAAGCATCAAATGATCCCatgtcttatttatttattttttttgttaaccaaggtgtccgggccagcttacgcgcacctcgacttATCCTCGAGGAGACTAGAACAAcaacccaccgccatgatctccacttaaatcgcagatgtaTAGAttgggaatcgaacctgagactgtgcgcctaatccacacaatctgggcaacccacaggtgggtacaaaataaataagaaaacacacacacacactcacacaatgtatacaacagggtttgatcccatgacctcctcccttgggtgtcggctccacaagccgaagctaccaccactaggctatcccaTATCCACCAAGCACTTGACTAAATTTATCAAACCAGGCATGCAGAAATAGTTTCAGCCCATATATAGCTTTGTGAAGACGACATACCTTAGATACATTCTCCCCTTGAgtatcaatttgaaaaaaaggcCAATAAAGGTtcacaactaagaaaataagAACTCGAATAGAATTAAGGCATGCCACCagagaaaaaaatctcaaaataatcaacaccATAAGTCTGAATAAAGCCTTTTGCAACCAACCGGGCTTTTAGGCATTCAACGGAACCATCTGGAACTGTGTGCACCCAATGACACTGTACAAGCTCCTTCCCTTAGGGAAAGTCAATTAGAGTCCAACTCTGACGACCAAACAAGGCATTGATCTCTGTGTCCATAGCCACTACCAGATTAAGATAAAGCCTCTTGATCAGTCATAGGAATGGAGGTAGTAGATATAGATAAGGGAAggtaaagaagaggaagtgagaTAGAAACTTAATCCTCAACAGGGTAAGTAGTTGGAGCTTTATGAGAGCGGGTACCTTTGCGAAGAGTGATGGGTAAGTCAAGAGATGGAGGATCCCTAGGCATGGTGTCGGATGAAGTAGAGGGCAGAGGGCAGTTGTGAAGGAGCATATTGGGCATGGCCTTGGGACAACACTTGCATACCTGCAACTACTTAGTTGGAGGACATTCAGAAGAAGAGTCAGTACATGAAATAAATATTGGAAGTGGTGGAGCTATGAAGAAATTATCATTTAACTGAGAACTCTCAGTAGAGAAGTACCGTGTAGATTCAAAGAAAGTCACATGAtcactaaaaaaatatttacaagTAATAGGATCAAAACATCTATAACCCTTTTGAGTGTGAGCATAACCAAGAAACACACACTTGGTCATACGAGGGGTCAACTTATCAATGTGGGGCCCGGAAGTTTTGAACAAAACAAACATAACTAAACACCCGAGGAGGCAATCCAAATAGATGAGCATTAGGagaagggtaatttatagtgccaccccctagagaataccataattataaaaacaccccctttgtttcaccaaattagactcagaccccctaccgtcaaccactgttaaggaatactatgaaatgacatttttgcccttatgagtaaaataCTAATAAGTTACtgattttcattatcccaaaaatacccctctgtATCATTTTACTATTTCATTCTCCTTCTGTCCATACTTGCGACCAAGGGTTCAGACAAGTACTGTTAATTCCGTCGCGGGcgaatatttttccttttgtctcCAGTAAGAAATGCACTTCCCATCACTGCCACCTTAGGTTGCCGGCGagaaggttttttttgtttcttctctatttttccttACCGTGTCGCTTGGCCATCTTCTCCTTTCATCTCCTTTCGTCTCCGGTAGGAAATTGAATAGATTAGttgtatcaaataaaaaaaaaatgccaggatttttcttctcttcttcttgtcttctaAGCATAGTCTGGTCTGGAATTTTTATAAATAGGTTCCTAATCATATCAGTGCAATGAACTGCTAGAATAACATTTTGCCTAGATTTATGTTTTCTCAACTCCATTACTTCTCATCATCAAACAAGACAGACATCAATACAAATTCTGAAACAAAGAGGTAATTGATTAAGCTCCTTTTATGGATTTCTAAACAAACCAATAAAGATTACCACTGGTTATCCTAACCAAAGTGTTGTATTTGTAGATTGGCAGTAGTTACAGGAGCCAATAAAGGGCTTGGATTGGAGATATGTTGCCAGTTAGCTTCATAGGTTGGAACACTTGGTCTGGTTCATCTATCATTGCGGAAGTGGCGGTGGTGGAGGCGGAGGTGCAAAGAGGCCTAATCCCCAGAAAAACCCTAGTCAGTGATCTTCTGGCAAGTGGGCACCTCGCTCCATAGAAGAGAGATCGGGCGACAAGATTAGAGGAGAATGAGAGGCTTAGTAGTGTCCTTCCCGTACCTCCTCCCATGGCTGCTGGAGCCTGCTATAATGACTAACATAAACAATCACAATTGACGCTGCTGCTACTCTGAATGTATGTCAGTGGTCCAACCATTGAGATTTGGGAGAAAGAAATATTAACTTATTGCAAGGATATTTTTGGTACTTCGTATTTTATAAGggaattttggtatttaaaataaaatataattgctgaCGCCAGCGaataaggtatattctttaacagtgactgacggtagggggtctgagtctaatttggtgaaacaaagggggttttcttataattgtggcattctccaaggggtggcgttgtaaattacccttaggAGAAACAATAGAGAACGGAGAACTATTATCAAGAACCACTGATGATATAAGATTTATCAaataacaagaaagaagaaccgCATCACTCTATAAATATTTTGGAACATTCATATGAAACATCAAAGAATGGGCTATCTCTagcaagtgtttttttttttctcgtttaGGAACACCATTTTGTGGAGGAGTATACAAGCAACTAGTTTGATTTATCATGCCATGGGTAGAGCGAAATTTAGATATCTCAtgttgagcatattctaaagcattatcggAACGAAAAATTTTAATCTATACATCATATTGAGATTTAATCTCAGAATAAAACTGTTTAAGAATGGGTAAAAATCCAGTACGATCCTTCAACATATATAGCTAAGTTTGACAAAAATGataatcaacaaaggtcacaaaataaataaagccTAAGTGACTCTTGTCATGACATGAACCACATATGTCAGAAtgcaataagaaaaataaaggactATGAGGAGCATCAAGAGAGGGGAATAAGGTAGGTACGATAATGCTTCCCAAGCTTACATGCTTCACATCCGAGACATGAAATTTTCTTGCAACTAGGAACCATCTATTGAAGCCTAAAAAGGGAAAGATGTCATAATCAAAAATGTTGTTGAAGAGGAGAAATAGCAGATGAGGTAGCAGAAGCAACTGAAGCAGTAGAATCATCAAAGTAGTAGAGGTCATTCTTCTCACATGCTCCATCAATCGTCTTCCTTGTCTggagatcctgaaaaacacaccAGGTAGGATAAAAGGTAACAaaacaatttaaatatttagttaACTAACTAACATGCATAAGATGAAAGGGTAATttaggaacatgaagaacaTATGTTAATCAAGGAAATGATGGTAACATTACAGACCCAGAGGCAATCACATTAATAGAGGAGCCATTGGCAAGAATGACCCTAAAAGGATTTGTAATCTTCTGAGTTGAAGAAAGAATGTGAGACTTACTAGTCATATGGGTGGATGCCCATGAATCAATTATCTATGAATTAATTGAGGTGGTAGTCAACAAGGCAGTTGTACCTAAGTAAGCCAGGTGGCTGCGGAAGAAGAAGCACTGGTGGAATGTTGAAGGTTCTGAAGAAGCTTAAGAATTTAGTTATAATCATAACGAGACCCAGAATTGGATGAGGAAGTGCCTAATGGAGATGCAATGTTGGTGTCGTTAGAAGTCACCTTCTCAAAATTACCATCAGAAATAGCAGTATTGGCTAATTGTGAAGCCCAATCTAGTTTatcatatttttcctaataagTATCAATAATGTAATTTAACTTTTCACAAAACAAGCATTGTCGGATGGGTTGGTCACTCTGTTGTCCATATGTACTATGATTTCCATGACCACGGTCACCCCATAAGCCATGCCCTCTCCTAGAGGAATTTGAGCCACAACCACGACCTACAACAAATACAGAACTATCTTTACGAGAGGCACCATGGCAGAAAGGTGTAACAATACGTTAAAGATGTGCAAAACCTCATTAAGGAGGTTTCTTCTTCTAACAATGTAAAAACTTGGATGTTGATGACTCAAGTGATGATGGTAATGATGTCTTGCCAAATGGAATTCTATGTGTTTGTgtgatttaaaaatattttgtagTTAATTTTGTTAGATTTAATATATgaatggtttttcttttctttttttcctatttctaaGGATGGACTTATATGTGTTTAATGTGAGTTGTTATTTATGACAATTACTATGTATAAGAAATACAATAGGGATTCCAATGAAGATTTTCATTGTTaccacttattataattagatGTGTATATCATCATTTGGAGCATAATGAACATATTAATTATGACAATTATAATAAGACCGAAAATGACAATGATGCTAGTCCTTAAATCACAAGACAATCTATGCAAATGTGAAGAATCATGGGCTATGCCGGATATTTAAAATGCTAGGCCCAAATAAACATCCAAAAAGGGTTCGAAGACTATTCCATATGTCTAGAGAGCATTTTCACTAGGTTGGTGGCtatattaaaaggaaaaggttTAATGACAAACACAAATAACACAACGTTGGAAGAATAATAATCAATTGGCATATTAGTGATAGCACATAATGTATGAAATCATCCAAGAAATGTTTCAGCATTCAAGTGGAACAATGAGTTGTCACTTCCACAATGTATTGCAAGCATTATGAACCTTTGGTAGAGAGATGGTACTAGCACCTTCGTTTGAGGTGACACcacattcaaatcaaatcaaatcgaaaatattatccatttttttccaattcCATTAATGTAATAAGTGAACATATATAAATGCATACCCATCGAACATTAGAGCTTGCCCTGAAGAGCCTTCACTGGCCGTACTGTCTTTGaatcactcagttgttgatcaaactgtcACTGAGTATCGACTTTGATACCAATTATTGTAACTCGACAGTAATTGAGAGGGGGTTAAATCAACGAGTCTAATTTTGATCCCTTAATACTGTCTCATAAGCTGACATGGTAAACCATATAGTACATATCCTTGTTCGTACATAATCGTAtacacactcagcctctcatagacaCTTTCAAGTGTGCATGCCCATTCAAAATTCCACACACATCAGTGATATATAATGCAAATAAGAGACacacacaacacagagattttaCGAGATTTGGTAATATAGTTATATCCCCGGAGTAGTACTTATAAAGGCTTCATACCTACTTaatacactacttttaactGCATCTACATTTGGTAGCacccaaacccaattttttAAACATGCAGCTGAGATGGTACATACAATGTCAGTACAATTTACAACACCTATTGCAAGGGACCATTCACTCTtgatgcttagcacccactaagcacccAATACACAATACAGATAAATTGGGACTTATACTCAATGGTCTATAATCAAACTTAGGCTAATATGCATATCAATCATACACAATTACTGCTATCATACATATTTTACCATAGAcaatatatataatgtaaatttaaaataagaagTCTCACAACCCTTGTTAGGTGTTCTCAGAGATATCTTCGAGCATAGTCTCTACGCACTAGAATCTTCAATTCCCCTCTAAAGTAGGAGAGTTGAACCTTCAAGTAAGCTCATCATGGCCATAGCTTCTCACAAGCCCCCTCGTCTTCTTACACTTTAAAGCATCAAACACAAACCCTCAAcatctcttttccttccctttctcttctctccttggtGTGGAATAAAAGTTCCATTAATACACCTGACTACCTCTCTTCAATGGAGTGAAACACCATTCACATGAAGCATTAAAACTCTCTTGATGGCCAATAATGGAGGGGAAAGCTTTTCGATAAAAAAATATAGCCTAACTCATCTCAAACCTTTGATATTTTGCTTCCATTTAGATAGAGGACGAAAAAACTGAGAAAATGCAACTTGAATGGACTAAAATGGCATTGTGGTTTGAAAGTTATGATCAATCAAAGTTGGACTAACTAGAAAGCTCAAAATACAATCTTCACAAGGGTAGCGTGCATGTGCGCTAGCGACACCGGGAATATAAACGGGATTACTGTCGTAGATTTGGGATCAAATGGCATAGTTAATCTTGGCCTTTGGATCAGTGTAACGATTAATAATTAAGGACTGTAGGATTAGCATCATCACTAACTCACACTGACGTAACTGTCAGCACCTGCATCAACAATCGATTTCAATGTCGATTGCTGATTCGCTGGCTCAATTCTAATCTTGCTTTGCTGTCGGCCACCTTTAATAAAGCTACAATGAATATATGCCTTCAGATTGGCTTCATCTTGAAAATGATCCACAGAATCTCAAGGATTGGAATCTCTAGGGTCTCAATGATGCACCCACAAAGCATGTGAGTCAAAGAGATCAAGTGAAGTGCTACTACATCACTAATGATATGCCCAGCCAATAAGGAGCCTTGTGGGAGCATCAAGTCTGTCCTTGTTAGTGCAAAAGCACACCATCGCTCAGAATGGAATCTGAGCAACATGGCTACATCTCAGCCAACCAAGAGGATCTCTTCACTTATATTAAATACATAGGAGCCCctccatatttaaatttatATGTTGAAACTCCCCTGTAGTTAGATTCTTCAAAATCACATAGAAACCCTTCAAACAGACCTTTATTTTCTAAAACTCGCACCTAACACCAAGAGGTTTTGCCCATTTTTGGATCGATCTAGCGAAAACGCACATAAATCCTTCAATGACTTTGGATCTagtcaaaatcaaaagcattGTGACAAAGACTCGACACTCTACAACTTTCCAGAAGACCTAATTGTTAGACTCATTTATACAAAAAGACCATTTTATCCCTGAACCTTTCAGATGTCGTAACTTCCTCATAAGGAATAGAAACGAGACGAAACCAAGTGCGttgaaaatattgaatttttctACCAAGGTTACATGGAGGActcatcttttagcaaaaattATCTTTAATGTCAAAACTATCCCCAACTGccaaaaaaattagttttttccTGCAAATATCATAACTTCTTCATCCGGTATCAAAACTAGACGAAATCAGATGCATAACTCTCAAACTTTTTCATGAAGGAACTATATTccataaaaatcattttcactATCAAAAATTTCTCCAAGCATAAATAAGCCAAATATGCCAACTTTGATCCGAAATCCCGCACCACCTGTCATGGATGACTCAATCCACTTCATATGCATATGTAACCCTACCACATCATCGGAGAGACCAAATGCTGCCACGTCACCCAACTTGGCCACGCcgaggttgccaacaaggacaactagAAAACAATAAGATGACCACGAGATGCAGAAGAGCTATTCAATTACACAAACTCGTCTTTAAGAACCACTCTTGAGCGGTCATTTGACTTCTTAAAGAAGTGTTTCCTCATTTTGAAGATGATACCTTCATATGATTTCAAGACacatattttaattgttttttcttgTGTGACCTTACACAACTTTAGAGAGCAAATAACATCAGATTAGCTTTTTAAAAGAGTAGAGAAGGGAGAGTTCGATCATAAATATGAAGATAACGATAGTGATCGTGACAATGATGATGTCGGGAGTTTTGCAAATGTGGATGGTCGTATGCAACAACAACACTGAGAAGCATATCAAAGACAAATTGCAAATCAAATTAGAGTAGCTTATCAAGATTGACGAAGAAAAAaatgtctaatatttttttgttttcatttgacTATATAGTATGGTTTTGTTAAAACTTATTTTTTATGAacttgtgttttttatttttcatatgaCTATAATATGACATTATCAACATTAAATTTTTATAGTTCTACAATACTAAGACACATTATGTTGCTTTCTTGCATTTTGTTACCATATGTGCTTGTAAAACATGGCAAATTCATTTAAGGTTTTCCATACATATGAGACCCGTTCAGTTCAAGCAACGAACCCATCATTTAATCAATTACAATAATAAAATCTACTAATGGTGtgatggttttcttttttcaattgtGATGTGTATGATTACTCATCTGCATGATTTGCCGCAAGGTCCTTACTATAGTGATAAATATTTCTGATTGTATTCTTAATGTGTTTGTAAAAGGTAAAAGAGAAGTGGGAGTTGGGGTTAGGGAATGAGGATGGGCAGAAATCTTTTGTTCAAATAGATTatagaattttaaaaaagttTTAGGGTTATATAATAAATGGGCACGAGAACCCTGTCCACTTGAGCAGCCACTACGTTAGCACGCAGGCCAATTGGAGGCCATGCAAAGGCATTTGAGCGGGGGAGCAATGCCGTCTTTTTGCACCGTCTATGTCTGGGTGTAGATACATGTAAACAAGTAGAGTAGGGTCATTTTCtctataatatattatatagaAATAAGTGtaccaaatatattttttattttataacttattatataaataataaccaaatgaatactatttgtggtggataatttattatcataaatGATTCCTCAAAAACAGTTtataaatacaaatacaaatacaaatcaCACCAAAGAGTGCTAAGCTCTAGCTCTtttgagttttatttatttggttagTTCATCGGATAAGAAAAATTCTCCGGCAAATGCTACACGGAACGGAGGCGAGAATCAAGATAGCGGGAGTGTTGTGTCACGACCCGCCTAGCACAGGCCCAGGGGCCTAGCTCACCAGCCCATGGACTTGGCCATTGGGTTAAGTGAGGTCCAacttctagagttttctactaAAAGTGTAGTAATTCTAGATATTTAGTAGTAGATATTTTGTAAGGAGATTtttagagttctccactaaggaggtgggaagcttttAGCCTCattcccaaccattggatataGGACATGTGTAAATATTTTAGCCATTAATTGTAACTTGGGATGCCTATAAATAAAGATGGCTTCATTTGGCAAAAGCTCCAACCAAGAGTGATCAACCAAGCATctatcaatcatcaatcaagAATCAACCAATTAAGCAAGTGA is part of the Macadamia integrifolia cultivar HAES 741 unplaced genomic scaffold, SCU_Mint_v3 scaffold_110A, whole genome shotgun sequence genome and harbors:
- the LOC122070783 gene encoding uncharacterized mitochondrial protein AtMg00810-like, yielding MDSNLKLGVYDGEDFADKHQYRGLVGKLIYLIVTRSDISSAVGVIGQFMGSPKHAHWDVDCHILRSTTGYCTFLGGNIVSWQSRKQIIVARVNVEAEYIAMAHTTT